The proteins below come from a single Leptospira levettii genomic window:
- a CDS encoding DNA polymerase domain-containing protein, whose amino-acid sequence METYNGYLFDIYHSEQKIYIWIKSDSGELKLFVDEYFPVIYANASPTILKKLVKRFYELDALAEIPNFTEKILFYQNKTIPVLKLVISKPQLLPKITNKLFNLYGKYDIYHSDIEITTGYMVDKKIYPLCYVTLEYEVSKNRLNQIKTIKSLTDINELDYKVPELRAISLYLEKSHRHPFSENNLIIETSNENYNIPTGNGITLIKNLNEIFLKHNPDIVLSSFGDQVIFPYLFKTAQENHLTTEFDRDKTSLIRRSIQTQGTSFNTYGTIVYRAPSYPLFGRWHIDSRNSFVYKEAELIGIIELSRISRLPVQKMARASTGKALTYIEVDVALRMNYLVPWQKSALESEKSALQLLNADKGGLVFQADISNGFVLENVAQLDFSQMYPSIMVTHNISPETINCLCCENSIDIEKVPSLGYRICSKRKGIVSEALAHIVQRRNHYKEQKKNNHPNSINIQSKQSSLKWMLVTSFGYLGYRNAKFGKLESHEAVTAFGREKLITAKEVSEEYQYKVVHGITDSIFIQKKDKSPITKEDLTTICLEIEKRTKIRMEVEGIYSWLCFPPSTQDEKLPVANRYMGRFTNGQFKGRGIITRRKDFPKLIRDAQNQMIQWMCQFKTIAEMQKKESEIMKIFYHYDNKLVTGDLNWKDLVIQKSTSKEPEDYTVDAPSTIAVKDLLGMGVRVQAGEKIKYIVINQKSEKKGDRYLTLERMEKKLNKNEKIRSTRKKIEMDPTPPHYSEKHKFRNQTQKKDKIVTHPTTQTKETNNKINGNTPILNTNGIDQFLDKSQNKDTNWIPNFKGMTNETPKYDEKYYRNLLVKCFKEIWIGISTFKNFDILISEETFLPFSFEKNQNYNKTINKANSIFIA is encoded by the coding sequence ATGGAAACTTACAATGGTTATCTATTTGATATCTACCACTCAGAACAAAAAATTTATATTTGGATCAAATCTGACTCAGGTGAATTAAAACTTTTTGTTGACGAGTATTTTCCTGTTATTTATGCAAACGCTTCACCCACTATTTTAAAAAAACTAGTCAAACGATTTTATGAATTAGATGCCTTAGCAGAAATACCGAACTTTACAGAAAAAATACTGTTTTACCAAAATAAAACAATACCCGTTTTGAAACTTGTCATCTCAAAACCACAACTCCTTCCCAAGATTACAAACAAACTTTTTAATTTGTATGGTAAATATGATATCTACCATTCTGATATTGAAATCACCACAGGTTACATGGTAGATAAAAAAATTTATCCTCTTTGTTATGTTACTTTAGAATATGAAGTTTCTAAAAATAGACTAAATCAAATTAAAACCATTAAATCTCTCACCGATATAAATGAGTTGGACTATAAAGTTCCAGAACTACGTGCAATTTCTCTTTACCTAGAAAAAAGCCATAGACATCCCTTTAGTGAAAATAACTTAATTATCGAAACTTCCAATGAAAACTACAATATCCCCACAGGCAATGGCATCACACTCATTAAAAACCTAAACGAAATCTTTCTAAAACACAATCCAGATATTGTTCTATCATCTTTTGGAGACCAAGTTATTTTTCCCTATTTATTCAAAACAGCTCAGGAGAACCACCTAACTACTGAATTCGATAGAGATAAAACTAGTTTAATTAGACGTTCCATCCAAACACAAGGAACAAGTTTTAACACCTACGGTACCATTGTATACAGAGCACCTTCCTATCCATTGTTTGGTAGATGGCATATTGATTCGCGAAATAGTTTCGTATACAAAGAAGCAGAACTAATCGGAATCATTGAACTTTCACGTATATCCAGACTACCTGTACAAAAAATGGCAAGAGCTTCCACAGGAAAAGCACTCACTTACATTGAAGTTGATGTTGCCTTACGAATGAACTACCTTGTGCCTTGGCAAAAAAGTGCTCTTGAATCAGAGAAATCTGCCTTGCAGTTGTTAAATGCTGACAAAGGAGGACTTGTTTTCCAAGCCGATATATCAAATGGATTTGTGTTAGAAAACGTCGCACAACTTGATTTTTCTCAAATGTATCCGAGTATCATGGTAACTCATAACATCTCTCCTGAAACAATCAACTGCCTCTGTTGCGAAAACTCAATTGACATAGAAAAGGTGCCGTCACTTGGGTATCGTATTTGTTCTAAACGAAAAGGTATTGTTTCGGAAGCATTGGCTCACATAGTCCAAAGACGAAATCATTATAAAGAACAAAAAAAAAACAATCATCCCAATTCCATCAATATTCAATCCAAACAATCAAGTTTAAAATGGATGTTAGTTACCTCTTTTGGTTATCTAGGTTACCGAAATGCTAAATTTGGAAAACTCGAGAGTCATGAAGCTGTTACCGCTTTTGGACGAGAAAAACTAATCACTGCTAAAGAAGTATCTGAAGAATATCAATACAAAGTTGTACATGGAATCACAGATAGTATCTTCATTCAAAAAAAAGATAAAAGTCCAATTACAAAAGAAGATCTAACAACTATTTGTTTAGAAATTGAAAAACGTACAAAAATTAGAATGGAAGTAGAAGGGATTTACTCTTGGTTATGTTTTCCACCCTCCACGCAGGATGAAAAATTACCAGTGGCAAACCGTTATATGGGAAGATTTACAAATGGTCAATTCAAAGGAAGAGGCATCATTACAAGAAGAAAAGACTTTCCAAAATTAATTCGTGATGCTCAAAACCAAATGATCCAATGGATGTGCCAATTCAAAACAATTGCTGAAATGCAAAAAAAAGAATCTGAGATCATGAAAATCTTTTATCATTATGACAACAAACTTGTAACAGGCGATCTTAACTGGAAAGATTTGGTAATCCAAAAATCTACTTCAAAAGAACCAGAAGATTATACTGTTGATGCTCCTAGCACCATTGCCGTTAAAGACCTACTTGGCATGGGTGTTCGTGTCCAAGCTGGCGAAAAAATCAAATACATTGTTATCAACCAAAAATCTGAAAAAAAAGGAGATAGGTATCTAACCTTAGAACGAATGGAAAAAAAATTAAACAAAAATGAAAAGATACGATCCACCAGAAAAAAAATCGAAATGGATCCTACTCCACCACACTATTCTGAAAAACATAAATTCAGGAACCAAACACAAAAGAAAGATAAGATTGTAACCCATCCAACAACCCAAACAAAAGAAACAAACAACAAAATAAACGGAAATACTCCAATCCTAAATACAAACGGAATTGATCAGTTTTTAGACAAGTCACAAAACAAGGATACAAATTGGATTCCGAATTTCAAAGGAATGACCAACGAAACGCCAAAATATGATGAAAAATACTACAGAAATTTATTGGTAAAATGTTTTAAAGAGATTTGGATCGGAATTTCCACTTTCAAAAACTTTGATATTCTAATTAGCGAAGAAACATTTTTACCCTTCTCATTCGAAAAAAATCAAAACTACAACAAAACTATCAATAAAGCGAATTCCATTTTTATTGCATAA
- a CDS encoding penicillin-binding protein activator LpoB, with the protein MNKFSKKWESKGKRLRNKGLHGRGDSLGGGSSSPPKSGGDTTANFLPNSNSYPKLTPMHQKFLILFVSFAIVSCSTGASYQKPENAKATKQWGVVEVKETVKSMSHSLSVYYKTEMKTGFLEWRKLQNSTSEHIDTKLITNEILNQLTKDKVPFVDTSVREDATKEMAFGKTGMVSSDSRLAVGKFKSPSHQIKGEINEVVNFESGTKIQYITVTLFLVSLETNQIVWSEQTNFLKKSRVEGYGF; encoded by the coding sequence ATGAACAAATTTTCAAAAAAATGGGAAAGTAAAGGGAAACGATTGAGAAATAAGGGACTTCATGGTAGAGGAGACTCATTGGGTGGCGGGTCCAGTTCCCCACCCAAATCGGGCGGGGATACCACCGCAAACTTCTTGCCAAACTCCAATTCCTATCCCAAACTAACACCTATGCATCAGAAATTTTTGATTTTATTCGTATCGTTTGCTATTGTTAGTTGTTCAACTGGGGCATCTTACCAAAAACCAGAAAACGCCAAGGCCACCAAACAATGGGGTGTTGTAGAAGTAAAAGAAACTGTAAAAAGTATGAGTCATTCCTTATCAGTATATTATAAAACAGAAATGAAGACTGGATTTTTAGAATGGAGAAAGTTACAAAATAGTACCTCGGAACATATTGATACAAAACTCATTACCAATGAAATTCTAAACCAACTTACAAAAGATAAGGTTCCTTTTGTTGATACCTCTGTGCGTGAAGATGCAACCAAAGAAATGGCATTTGGAAAAACAGGAATGGTTTCATCTGATTCTCGATTGGCAGTTGGAAAATTCAAGTCACCGTCCCACCAAATCAAAGGTGAGATCAATGAAGTGGTTAATTTTGAATCAGGAACAAAAATTCAATACATCACTGTGACTCTTTTTCTGGTAAGTTTGGAGACGAATCAAATCGTTTGGAGTGAACAAACCAACTTTCTTAAAAAAAGCCGAGTGGAAGGTTACGGGTTCTGA
- the purL gene encoding phosphoribosylformylglycinamidine synthase subunit PurL: MEKEKVSLEEAKEHGLTETEFVEIQKILGRIPNSTELGIFSAMWSEHCSYKNSILKLKTLPTKSDKLLAQAGEENAGAMDIGDGLAVVFKIESHNHPTAVEPYQGAATGVGGIMRDIFTMGARPITSLNSLRFGDPKEPRNKYLLTRAVKGIGDYGNSLGIAVGGGELFLHPTFTKNPLVNAMTVGIAKHDEMASASTKGQVGNKVYIVGATTGRDGIHGASFASKDLTKESEEKRSAVQVGDPFMEKLLMEASLEAIQKKLLVGIQDMGAAGISCATSEMSAKGKTGMDVDLDKVPLREADMNAYEIMLSESQERMLVIPEVGKEGELVSIFHKWGLNAVEIGTVTGDGILRFRKNGSLKAEIPAESLVLGGGAPRYVREEKRPSYLDEVVKFDPNKIPDLKPDTVPQALNSLLSSLNISSRRPLYEQYDTEVGLVKVVEPGEDGGLVRIPGTKKGIAVSTDCNSRYTYLNPYEGAQIAVCESARNVAATGAEPYGVTNNLNFGNPYIPENYYVFSECVRGLGDACRFLGLPVTGGNVSFYNESPEGPVFPTPTIGMVGVIDDVSKGLRTYPKTNEVVKYALVGDFLPTISASEYLYRSQGLDTGAIPKISLAKEKQTIDTLIQCRKQGLLTSAKDLSLGGLLVALAKIVIVGKKGIEANLNELQTKIPRLDTLCFGETGASFILSYLSNDEAKVKESFEKNGLSFYSLGTSSSKNSLSVKGEGFHWEWTTKSLEVEFESGLKSYFE; encoded by the coding sequence ATGGAAAAAGAGAAAGTCAGTCTGGAAGAAGCAAAGGAACACGGACTTACCGAAACTGAATTTGTAGAAATACAAAAAATCTTAGGAAGGATTCCCAATTCGACAGAACTCGGAATTTTTTCCGCCATGTGGTCGGAACACTGCTCTTATAAAAATTCTATCTTAAAACTAAAAACACTACCGACTAAATCAGACAAACTCCTCGCACAAGCGGGAGAAGAAAACGCAGGAGCCATGGACATTGGGGATGGACTTGCAGTTGTTTTTAAAATTGAAAGTCACAACCACCCAACCGCTGTAGAACCTTACCAAGGGGCCGCAACGGGTGTTGGTGGGATCATGCGTGATATCTTCACCATGGGTGCTCGTCCCATTACGTCACTCAACTCACTGCGGTTTGGTGATCCAAAAGAACCTCGCAATAAATACTTACTCACTCGTGCTGTAAAAGGGATAGGTGATTATGGGAATTCACTTGGGATCGCTGTGGGTGGTGGGGAATTATTCCTACACCCAACATTTACCAAAAACCCACTTGTCAATGCGATGACTGTGGGAATCGCCAAACACGATGAAATGGCTTCAGCTTCTACCAAAGGCCAAGTGGGAAACAAAGTGTACATTGTTGGTGCGACCACTGGCCGAGATGGGATCCATGGTGCCAGTTTCGCCTCCAAAGACCTCACAAAAGAATCAGAAGAAAAACGTTCAGCGGTGCAAGTCGGGGATCCCTTTATGGAAAAACTTCTGATGGAAGCATCCCTCGAAGCCATCCAAAAGAAACTGCTTGTGGGAATCCAAGATATGGGTGCGGCAGGGATTTCTTGTGCCACTTCCGAGATGAGTGCCAAAGGGAAAACGGGAATGGATGTGGATCTTGACAAAGTCCCACTCAGAGAAGCCGACATGAATGCGTATGAAATCATGTTATCGGAATCCCAAGAACGTATGCTTGTGATCCCTGAAGTGGGCAAAGAAGGAGAACTTGTTTCCATCTTCCACAAATGGGGGTTAAATGCTGTTGAGATCGGTACTGTCACTGGTGATGGAATTTTGCGCTTCCGAAAAAATGGATCTCTCAAAGCAGAAATCCCAGCAGAATCACTTGTCCTCGGTGGAGGTGCTCCAAGGTATGTAAGGGAAGAAAAAAGACCGTCTTACTTAGATGAGGTGGTAAAATTTGATCCAAACAAAATCCCTGATTTAAAACCAGACACAGTCCCCCAAGCCCTAAATAGCCTACTTTCTTCCCTAAACATTAGCTCCAGAAGGCCACTCTATGAACAATATGACACAGAAGTGGGACTTGTCAAAGTGGTGGAACCGGGTGAAGACGGTGGTCTTGTCCGAATCCCTGGAACCAAAAAAGGGATTGCAGTATCCACTGACTGTAACTCGCGTTATACGTATCTAAACCCATACGAAGGGGCACAAATTGCGGTTTGTGAATCAGCAAGAAACGTTGCAGCAACTGGTGCCGAGCCTTATGGAGTGACAAACAACTTAAACTTTGGAAATCCTTACATCCCAGAAAACTATTACGTGTTTAGTGAATGTGTGAGAGGCCTTGGAGATGCTTGTCGTTTCCTAGGACTTCCTGTTACGGGAGGAAACGTTTCCTTTTACAATGAATCCCCAGAAGGTCCTGTTTTCCCAACACCTACCATCGGTATGGTGGGAGTGATCGATGACGTGTCCAAAGGACTTCGCACTTACCCCAAAACAAATGAAGTGGTGAAGTATGCCCTTGTTGGTGATTTTTTACCTACGATTTCTGCTTCTGAGTATTTGTACAGGTCGCAAGGTCTTGATACTGGTGCCATTCCAAAAATATCGTTAGCAAAAGAAAAACAAACCATTGATACCCTCATCCAATGTCGCAAACAAGGACTTTTGACATCCGCCAAAGACCTGTCACTCGGTGGCCTTCTTGTAGCACTTGCAAAAATTGTGATTGTTGGCAAAAAAGGAATCGAAGCCAACTTAAATGAATTACAAACAAAAATCCCAAGACTCGATACTTTGTGTTTTGGTGAAACAGGTGCTAGTTTTATTTTGAGTTATCTGTCAAATGATGAAGCAAAAGTGAAAGAATCGTTTGAAAAAAATGGTTTGTCATTTTATTCTTTAGGAACATCAAGTTCCAAAAATTCCCTTTCTGTCAAAGGGGAGGGTTTCCATTGGGAATGGACAACCAAATCCCTAGAAGTGGAATTTGAAAGTGGACTAAAATCCTATTTCGAATAG
- a CDS encoding flavin reductase family protein, with protein sequence MPVATDQFKSSLSHWASGVSVITYASETLKGGVTVSSFSSVSLEPPLVLFCLAKHSKAKEAIETAGNFAVNILSSEQKQISADFASGSLDKAVVLEGLNPRKLSTGAPILEGALASLDCLVHQIIDAGDHWIFLGLVEAVATKEGSPLLYFNRNYRELI encoded by the coding sequence ATGCCAGTAGCAACAGACCAATTTAAATCTTCTCTTTCCCATTGGGCATCAGGTGTATCCGTCATCACCTATGCTTCCGAAACATTGAAAGGTGGAGTGACTGTTTCTAGTTTCTCTTCTGTTTCCTTAGAACCACCGTTAGTTTTATTTTGTTTGGCGAAACATTCCAAGGCGAAAGAGGCCATCGAAACGGCTGGAAACTTTGCCGTGAATATTCTTTCTTCCGAACAAAAACAAATTTCCGCTGATTTTGCTTCTGGTTCTCTGGACAAAGCGGTTGTTTTGGAAGGCCTAAACCCGAGGAAACTTTCCACCGGAGCCCCCATCTTAGAGGGTGCCTTAGCTTCTTTGGATTGCCTGGTACACCAAATCATCGATGCAGGTGACCATTGGATTTTCCTCGGACTTGTGGAAGCTGTGGCCACCAAAGAAGGTTCACCCCTTCTCTATTTCAATCGCAACTATAGAGAACTCATTTAA
- a CDS encoding Fur family transcriptional regulator: protein MKALTKHRELILQDLKERHDHPTAKMVFESVRDKADKISFATVYNSLEYLVGHKLVNKLNIESESVRYDAFLDDHSHLICHSCGTILDVPALKLDESTDWKAMGFVADHIDIVVSGTCSSCKSH, encoded by the coding sequence ATGAAAGCACTGACAAAACACAGAGAATTGATTTTACAAGACTTGAAAGAAAGACACGACCATCCTACCGCAAAAATGGTATTTGAGTCGGTCAGGGACAAAGCAGATAAAATCAGTTTTGCCACTGTTTACAACTCTCTAGAGTATTTGGTAGGCCACAAACTCGTAAACAAACTCAATATTGAATCGGAATCCGTTCGTTACGATGCCTTCCTTGACGACCATTCTCATTTGATTTGCCATTCTTGTGGGACCATCCTCGATGTCCCTGCACTCAAACTGGACGAAAGTACAGACTGGAAAGCGATGGGATTTGTGGCAGACCACATTGACATTGTGGTTTCTGGTACTTGTTCTTCTTGTAAGTCCCACTAA
- the mutL gene encoding DNA mismatch repair endonuclease MutL — protein sequence MGIIHSLSPDLINQIAAGEVIESTHSILKELIENSIDAGASKIEIATESAGLGRILVFDDGHGIAKEDLPLAIKRYATSKIQNFHDLEHLFTFGFRGEALASIASVARLVIESGTEGNRTANRVVVEEGKIVSEEEIPFFQGTKIEIKDLFYNTPVRRKFLKTESGEEKKNRTRVQTMALGEPNISFRYVQNGKEVFFVQKEEPLERVLSVYGENLRDHLLPVHTSRNGMTLRGFISHPDFYKSSRTGQFFFVNNRSVELKFSAQILKRCYGELLPSGAFPYAFLFFDLPFEFVDVNVHPQKKEVRFLSEETITGILYQGITEVLRTSTPVEFLEMRRRLSMPIPYDNERNKSQYGGESSPSLGGFGYGSGISPSGFGGTQTEGSPLLGPSHIEGRPGFSLEGIGAGTNLHLLGENRSKHHLFVPKKHFGVIFETFILAEAEDGLYIIDQHTAHERIRYEEVLRDLKSKAYKSQSLLTPIRIELTKEEAEEMIAEKQRFSELGITLEPFSGGTILIREVPSYIDPGKETETILDLWERFKSKDPEEKELYDEMAKCVACRSAIKKGDQVSDPIIGELLQRLSYCENPSLCPHGRPTLIKLTRKDLETMFHRI from the coding sequence ATGGGCATCATCCATTCCCTTTCTCCCGACCTCATCAACCAAATTGCAGCGGGAGAAGTCATTGAATCCACTCATTCCATCTTAAAAGAACTCATCGAAAATTCCATCGATGCAGGAGCTTCCAAAATTGAAATCGCAACAGAAAGTGCGGGCCTTGGCCGTATCCTTGTTTTTGACGATGGACATGGGATCGCAAAAGAGGATCTACCTCTTGCCATCAAACGATATGCCACAAGTAAAATCCAAAACTTCCATGACTTAGAACACCTATTTACCTTTGGGTTTCGGGGGGAGGCACTTGCCTCCATCGCTTCTGTGGCAAGGCTTGTGATTGAATCGGGTACCGAAGGAAACCGCACCGCAAACCGTGTGGTGGTAGAAGAGGGAAAAATTGTTTCGGAAGAAGAAATCCCTTTTTTCCAAGGGACAAAAATTGAAATTAAAGATTTATTTTACAATACGCCTGTTAGGCGGAAGTTTCTAAAAACCGAATCAGGGGAAGAGAAAAAAAATAGAACGAGAGTGCAGACCATGGCACTCGGCGAACCGAACATCAGCTTTCGGTATGTACAAAATGGAAAGGAAGTATTTTTTGTCCAAAAGGAAGAACCTTTGGAACGGGTTCTTTCTGTGTATGGCGAAAATCTCCGTGACCATCTTTTGCCTGTCCATACGAGTCGCAATGGGATGACCTTACGAGGGTTTATCTCCCATCCTGATTTTTATAAATCGTCAAGAACGGGTCAGTTCTTTTTTGTGAACAACCGTTCGGTGGAACTCAAATTTTCAGCACAAATTCTAAAACGTTGTTACGGCGAGTTATTACCCAGTGGTGCCTTTCCTTATGCGTTTTTGTTTTTTGACCTCCCGTTTGAGTTTGTGGATGTGAACGTCCACCCCCAAAAAAAAGAAGTTCGGTTTTTATCAGAAGAAACCATCACGGGGATCCTTTACCAAGGCATCACGGAAGTTTTACGCACATCCACTCCTGTGGAATTTTTAGAAATGCGCCGACGGTTATCCATGCCGATCCCCTATGACAACGAAAGGAACAAATCGCAGTATGGTGGTGAGAGTTCTCCTTCTTTGGGAGGCTTTGGGTATGGAAGTGGGATAAGTCCCTCAGGTTTTGGTGGAACACAAACAGAAGGAAGCCCACTCCTTGGACCAAGCCATATCGAAGGAAGGCCTGGGTTTTCTCTCGAAGGGATTGGGGCAGGAACCAACTTGCATTTATTAGGTGAGAATAGGTCCAAACATCATTTGTTTGTTCCGAAAAAACACTTCGGTGTGATTTTTGAAACCTTTATCCTGGCAGAAGCAGAAGATGGACTCTACATCATCGACCAACATACAGCCCACGAGCGCATTCGTTACGAGGAAGTGTTACGCGACCTCAAATCCAAAGCCTACAAATCCCAAAGTCTACTCACCCCCATTCGTATCGAACTCACAAAAGAAGAGGCCGAAGAGATGATCGCAGAAAAACAAAGATTTAGTGAACTCGGCATCACACTCGAACCATTTTCGGGAGGGACAATTCTCATCCGCGAGGTTCCTTCTTACATTGATCCCGGGAAAGAAACGGAAACCATCCTTGATTTATGGGAGCGGTTCAAGTCCAAAGACCCAGAAGAGAAAGAGTTGTATGATGAGATGGCAAAATGTGTGGCGTGTCGTTCCGCCATCAAAAAGGGAGACCAAGTCTCAGACCCCATCATTGGGGAACTTTTACAAAGGCTTTCCTACTGCGAAAATCCGTCTCTTTGCCCTCACGGTCGGCCAACTCTGATTAAACTGACACGAAAAGACCTAGAGACCATGTTCCACAGGATCTAA
- a CDS encoding RNA polymerase sigma factor — protein sequence MPRPLEGKNMTLREKEKILLQKIKAGDPTAYMTLVSPFRERLFRKAVSMVKDGDDAEDIVQDALISGYKSIQNFRAEAGVYTWLYRIVVNKSKDLLAKKKRGREKPMDDSGDNQFVDSRVGYEKKLELSEESSYLMSKIALLEDSYKQVLELRYFENLSYNEIAEIMECNVGTVKSRLFKAKEFLKHLIQKDEKGEGFFEK from the coding sequence ATGCCAAGACCCTTAGAAGGCAAAAACATGACCCTGCGTGAGAAGGAAAAAATCCTCCTCCAAAAAATCAAAGCAGGGGATCCGACTGCCTATATGACACTCGTCTCTCCATTCCGAGAGAGACTTTTCCGAAAAGCAGTTTCCATGGTCAAAGACGGCGATGATGCCGAAGACATTGTCCAAGACGCTCTCATTTCTGGTTACAAATCCATTCAAAACTTCCGTGCGGAAGCTGGTGTTTACACTTGGCTCTACCGCATTGTGGTCAATAAGTCCAAAGACCTACTTGCCAAGAAAAAACGTGGCCGTGAAAAACCCATGGATGACTCAGGAGATAACCAATTTGTGGATTCTCGTGTCGGATATGAAAAAAAATTGGAACTTTCTGAAGAATCGAGTTATCTAATGAGTAAGATTGCACTCTTAGAAGATTCCTACAAACAAGTCCTCGAACTTCGTTATTTCGAAAACCTTTCGTATAATGAAATTGCTGAGATTATGGAATGTAATGTAGGAACCGTTAAGAGTCGTCTCTTTAAGGCGAAGGAGTTTTTAAAGCACCTCATCCAGAAAGACGAAAAAGGAGAAGGTTTCTTTGAAAAATAG
- a CDS encoding LIMLP_12425 family protein, translated as MNLKDWFRAQYPGLFPEDTDSVVLENKICSLFQHIKEKEDTILPRMSNDFDVRMLNLLESVSIDRPTEKTSFSFRDLIENRTVQYSFSAVMAVSLVFVLLNRSQSETTFTKNDSAGVVIEQNNYQYEPTSIDLSEPYQKRVLLDHLRSAPGSVYGLRELELYYEKTGRDAAAEELHLLIESVER; from the coding sequence ATGAATTTAAAAGATTGGTTTCGTGCACAATACCCAGGTCTTTTCCCAGAAGACACCGATTCAGTGGTTTTAGAGAATAAAATTTGTTCTCTTTTCCAACACATCAAAGAAAAGGAAGATACCATCCTACCTCGAATGTCAAATGACTTTGATGTCAGAATGCTGAACCTCTTAGAATCAGTTTCCATCGATCGTCCCACAGAAAAAACCTCCTTCTCCTTTCGGGATCTCATTGAAAACCGCACAGTGCAGTATTCTTTTTCGGCTGTCATGGCTGTGAGTTTGGTATTTGTTCTTTTGAATCGTTCCCAATCGGAAACTACCTTTACCAAAAATGATTCTGCTGGTGTTGTCATTGAACAAAACAACTACCAATATGAACCAACTAGCATTGATTTAAGTGAACCCTACCAAAAACGAGTGTTACTCGATCATTTACGTTCAGCACCTGGATCTGTGTATGGACTTCGTGAACTCGAACTTTACTACGAAAAAACAGGAAGAGATGCTGCAGCGGAAGAGCTCCACCTCCTCATTGAATCCGTAGAAAGATAA
- the hpf gene encoding ribosome hibernation-promoting factor, HPF/YfiA family, producing MKINYTWKHLDRSEAAEKYADEKLERVTKFVQKVVSCEVSFEAIHGEINANLKLHADGNNFNAHNQDKDIYVCIDGLEDKIISQTSKHHDKKSQH from the coding sequence ATGAAAATCAATTATACTTGGAAACACTTAGACCGATCCGAAGCTGCTGAAAAATATGCAGACGAAAAACTAGAACGAGTGACAAAATTCGTACAAAAAGTTGTCTCTTGTGAAGTTTCCTTTGAAGCCATCCACGGAGAAATCAACGCTAACCTCAAGTTACACGCTGATGGAAATAATTTTAACGCACACAACCAAGACAAAGACATTTATGTTTGTATCGATGGTTTAGAAGACAAAATCATCTCCCAAACAAGCAAACACCACGACAAAAAAAGCCAACACTAA